The Bacillus sp. F19 DNA segment GAATGAATCATGTGAAATCACGGCCTCCTTTGCGGACAATAAAGAGAAAGAAAGGCAGGCCAAGGATGGAAACAATCGCTGCAACAGGTGTTTCGTACGGGGCATTGATGGTTCTGCCCAGCGTGTCAGCAAGCAGCATAAATGTCGCACCCATGACAACTGACATTGGAATAATGAAACGGTAATCCGTTCCCACTATTGCACGGACGATATGCGGGATCATCAGTCCGACAAAAGCCAGATTGCCTGCAAGAGCGACACCTGCGCCTGCAAGCAAAACGATGACAACAAATAGAATAGCCTTAATATAGACCGTTTTTTGCCCTAATCCTACAGCAACCTCTTCGCTTAAACTAAGAATGGTCAGCTGTCTGGAAAGCATCAGGGAAATGAGGATGCCGGCTGCAATAATTGGAATAATGAACTGCAGCTGGCTCCAGGATGTTCCAGCCATACCGCCGGAAGTCCACATGGAAACATCCTTTGAAAGCTTAAAGGTAATCCCGACTCCCTCAGCAACCGCAAAGAGAAAAGCAGACACGGCTGCTCCGGCCAGAACAATCCGCATAGGAGAGAAACCGCCCTTTTTCATAGAGCCGATGCCTAAAACCATCCCCGCTCCAACGGCACAGCCAATAAAACAGGCAATCATAATGCCGAAGTAATTCACGCCTGGAATGAAAGCCAGGGTAATGGCAAGCGCAGCTGTACCGCCGGCTGTCAGCCCGATTAACCCTGGATCAGCCAGAGGATTTCTCGTCAGCCCCTGCATGATGGCGCCAGATACGGCAAGAGCTGCACCGACAGCCATAGCTGCAACCTCCCGCGGAAGGCGGATTTCACGGATCATGGTGGCTTTATCGCTAAGCTCTGTTCCCGTCATGGCGAGCCATACATCATTTAACGATGTATCTGCAGCTCCGAAGATCATTGCTGCAGCGAAAGCGCCAAGAAACACGAGAATTCCTGCAGCCATTTTCAATATAAACAAGTACGTTTTCATCATCTATCATTCTCTTCTTTTTAGAATAAAGGAAAAGGAATTCTTAAAGTAAGAATCCCTCTTCTGAATGTTAGTTTGCAAGGAAGCTTTTCTTAAAGAATTCAAGCTGGTAGTCCAATGAGATTGGATCGTTGAAATAGAATTCCTTTGCGTTCGCTTCGAATACTTGATTGTTTTTGACTGCAGGAATGTTTTTGTATGTGTCTGTCTCCTGGAATGAAGTATCTCCGTCTGAGTTTTTGCTGAAAATCATATAATCTCCTGCATATTCAGGAAGAACCTCTGCAGAGATGGCATAAAATCCGTCTTTCAATGCCATTTCCGTCACTTTTTCAGGCATTTTCAATTTCATTTCCTGATAAAGAATTTCTGTACCGCGAGCCCAGTTGTCGCCGAATACGTAGAGCTGTTTATCGAAGTTTTCAATAACAGAGACCGTTGCATCTTCGCCGATTTTTGCTTTAATGTCTTCACCAGCAGTTTGTGCGCGGTTTTTGAAGTCATCAATCCAAGCTTGAGCTTCTTTTTCTTTGTTTAAAAGTTTTCCGATTTCAAGGTGCTGTGTTAAGTAATCAACTTTTCCGTAAGTGTACGTAACAGTTGGAGCGATTTCTTTTAACTTATCAATGTTTTTGGTGTTTGAAAGGCCGATTATCAAGTCCGGATTAAGTTCAATGATTTTCTCCAGATTATCATCTGTCACTTCTTCAACACCTTCTAAAGCTTCATAGCGGGGATTCATTTTTGACCATGAATCAACTCCGACAATCTTTGTATCTAACGCCATGACATTTCCTGCGAAAGAGGAAAGGACAATAACACGCTTGGGATCAGCTGGTACTTCAACTGGACCTGATTCTGATTCATAAGTGATGGTGCTTTTTTCTTCTTTTTTATCCGCGCCTTTTTCTTCTGATGCCTCATTGCCGCATGCGCTAAGCAGGACTGAGAGCAACAGCAGGAATGGAATCATTAATTTCTTCATTTTCTTCTGCTCCCTTTATTAGGTTATAGGTCATGCACATTGGTTTATTGGTGCGCGGATCATTTCCAATCACCGCGTCAATATGAAAAACTTCTTTAAGCACATCACGGGAAATGACTTCTTCACATGTTCCGGCTTTCACAATTTCCCCGTCTTTTAGAGCAATGATATAGTCTGCAAAGCGGGCCGCCTGATTTAGATCGTGAAGAACCATGACAATGGTTCGTTCCTGCTCAGCATTTAGTGTTTGCAGAAGCTCAAGCACCTCAAGCTGGTGAGCCATATCAAGATATGTAGTAGGCTCGTCAAGAAAGATAATTTCCGTTTCCTGCGCGAGGGCCATAGCAATCCATACACGCTGGCGCTGACCGCCTGACAGCGAATCGACAGGACGGAATTTATAGTCGGCTGTACCGGTCACCTCAAGAGCCCATTGAATGACCTCATAATCCTTCTTAGTTAATCTGCCGAAGCCCTTTTGGTGAGGGAAACGGCCGTATGAGACAAGCTCGCCAACTGTAAGGCCGGCGGCGCTTTCAGGTGTTTGAGGAAGAATCGCCATTTTTTTAGCCAGTTTTTTTGTTTGTTCTTTAGAAATGGATTTACCGTCGAGCACGACGTCTCCAGACTGAAGAGAAATAATGCGGGTAATCGCTTTCAACAAGGTGGATTTTCCGCAGCCATTTGGACCGATGATGGTTGTGATCTTTTTATCCGGAATACTGACGCTAAGATCTTTTACTATTAGACGTTCACCATATCCAATGTTTACTGACTCGGTAAGTAGGCGCACCATTTTTTCTCCCTCCATTTGCTGAAGAATTGGAAATAATTACTGATAATGATTATCAATATCGAACAAGAAAAGTCTATAATTCTTTTTAACTATTGTCAATAGCTGTTTGTCTTGTCAAAACAGAGAAAACACGATATATTTAATTGAGAATGATAATCAATGATCGTTGGGTGGAAGTGCCATCCTATTAATATAGAGTCTTACGCTAAGGGAGTGTTGAGTGTGGTGGGGCATGAAATATTTGATGTGACGGTTGTAGGGGGCGGTCCTGCGGGGCTTTATTCGGCTTTTTACAGCGGACTGAGAGAAATGAAAACAAAGATAATTGAATATCAGCCGCAGCTCGGCGGAAAAGTTCATGTGTATCCTGAGAAAATGATCTGGGATATAGGAGGACTCACTCCCATTTCCGGAGCACAATTAATTGAGCAGCTGGTTAAACAGGGGTTAACGTTTCATCCTGAAGTTGTGCTGAATGAAAAAGTAGAATCTATCTCAAAAAATGAAGAAGGCATTTTCGTGCTGAAGGCTGCATCCGGACGCACACATTATTCTAAAACCGTTATTGCAGCAGTAGGCGGGGGTATCCTGAATCCTCAGAAGCTCGAAATTGAAGGGGCAGAGAGATTTGAAGTCTCAAACTTGAACTATACTATAAAATCATTAAAGCGCTTTAAGGATAAAACCGTCATCATATCAGGCGGGGGGAATTCGGCCATTGATTGGGCGCTTGAATTAGAGCCAGTTGCTGAGAAAGTATATGTCGTCTACCGGAAGGATGCCTTAAAAGGACACGAAGCACAAGTGACGCAGCTGATGAACAGTACAGCTTCGTGTTTATTCCACACATCCATTACGAAGCTGATGGCATCTGATGATCATGAAAGAATAGAGCGTGTGGAACTGACGAATCATGAAACTGAAGAAAGTTCTTATCTATCTATTGATGAAGTCATCATTAATCATGGGTATGAACGTGATGCGGCGCTGCTTCAAAACAGCCAGCTGAACATTGCGCTTGCAGAAGAGTTCTATATTGCCGGCAATGAATCGAGCGAATCATCTGTTGAAGGTCTTTTTGCTGCAGGCGACATCCTCATGCACAGCGGGAAGCTGCATTTAATCGCCGGAGCTTTTCAGGATGCGGCAAATGCAGTAAACAAAGCAAAGCAGTATATACAGCCAGATGCACACAAATCAGCAATGGTGTCCTCCCATAATGAGGTGTTTAAAGAGCGGAACCGGGAGCTTGTAAAAGAGATGATGAAGTAGTGAAATATTGACAAAGGGCTTTCCGTTTTGGGGAGTCCTTTTTCTTTTAGCAGAAGCTCACCCAACATGCTTGGAAATTCAAAATATGGGGTAATTATACAATTAAATAGTGATGCGGATATCACGTAAAACTAGCAGAACAAAAGATTCATTTGTTCATTAGCTTTACTAGTTAGAAAGTATCGCCCGCTCACACTTACAGCTGTGAGCATAGACTTATTTCCGGCGCCCAATCCAATCCTTCATGTAAAAACCTTCCTTATTCCTATAAAATAGAAGAAAATAATCGATTCGATGCCATCCAATAGGAGGACAACTGAGTGAACTATAAAAAGAAACTAATCATATCAAGCGTAGGTTTATCATTAATGCTCGGAGGGTGTTCTGACATGAATAACGCAGGGACTGAAAAAGAGATTGAAAAACAAACAGCTGCACAAGAAGAAAAGCAAAGGGAAGATGTATTTGTAAGTGTCCAAGATTACAAGGGAGAAGGGTATGAGCTTGATAACGGCGAGAAGACCGACAAAATTGCCGAAGCTAATCGTGAAGAGATTGACCAGGCAGTGAAGGCGTTCTTTCAAGATACATATAAGACAGAGGTGAAAGTGCACAACGTGGTAGGAGCTGTAGACGGAGCAACGGTATTTGTGGAGTCCGTTGGGGAGCCGCATTTTTATACTTTTGCCATTGTGCCGATTGATGTAAATGAAGAGAAGATTCTAACTGATAAGGTTGGGTCTCAAGAAGGTCAGGTAGAAGATGCGATCATGACTGGCTTATTCGCTATGATTTTTGATGAGGAGATAGCTGTTCTTGATCAATACATGGAAAAAGCAGTAAGTGAACATCCGGTAACCGGTATTACTGGAGAGGCTTTACAGAAAGTACGTGCTGGAGGATTTAGCACCCCGTATTATTATATAAATACTGCAGGAGATAAGTTTGACGTTCTTTTTGATGAATATTTGAAAGATCCTCAAAAAAGTTCTGAGGAATGGAAGGCTTTTTACAGCAAAGATATGTATGAGCCAGAAGATATTATTACAACGGTTTATCTTTATATGGAAGATAAAAACGCTGAACCTGACAAAGCAGTATTTGACAAAATCGTTTCTGGTATTGAAAAGACAATAGGTCTGCCTAAAGGCTCCTATAGTGTTTATTTAAATGATAATCTCGTAGATAAGACAAATTCGCGTGGAGTCAAAGACAATTCATTAGAGAGATCATTTCCAAATGACATTATTAGAGAGTGAAAGGGGGGATTAGATGTCTCGCATTACAACAAACGTTTTTGCACCGCCAACAAGTGATAAAGACTTAATGGAATTAGCTGGCTATCATGCTTATATGAATTATGATGTTAGAACCAAACTAAAGATAAATGATTCTAATTATACAGTATTGAATACAAAGAATAATGAAGCAACGGGATTGAATGCATTAACAGTTTTAAACATGGAAAATAAAGAAGTCACTGTCGTCTACGTCGGCACAGACCCTGGACAAAAACAGGATATCCTGACAGATGTTCAACTAATGAGCGATCTGACACCGGCTCAGATTGCTGATGCCAGAGATTACTTCAATGAAATGGATCAGAAATATCAGAGTGCCGGCGGAATCAAGTCGATGTCAGGGAACTCCCTCGGCGGAGCTCTTGTGGGGTCAGTCGCCATTGAACACCCTGATGTAAAAGCAGTTACTCTGAATCCTGCCCTCCTTCCTGCAGGCATGATGGAACCTGACATGGAATACAGCAATATTACAAATTACTTCAGCAGCTATGACCCTTTAACAAAAGGACTGTCTGGTCTTGACCTTCATTCCCGAATTCCCGGCCATCAGTATGAAATTTTCAA contains these protein-coding regions:
- a CDS encoding iron-hydroxamate ABC transporter substrate-binding protein, with translation MKKLMIPFLLLLSVLLSACGNEASEEKGADKKEEKSTITYESESGPVEVPADPKRVIVLSSFAGNVMALDTKIVGVDSWSKMNPRYEALEGVEEVTDDNLEKIIELNPDLIIGLSNTKNIDKLKEIAPTVTYTYGKVDYLTQHLEIGKLLNKEKEAQAWIDDFKNRAQTAGEDIKAKIGEDATVSVIENFDKQLYVFGDNWARGTEILYQEMKLKMPEKVTEMALKDGFYAISAEVLPEYAGDYMIFSKNSDGDTSFQETDTYKNIPAVKNNQVFEANAKEFYFNDPISLDYQLEFFKKSFLAN
- a CDS encoding DUF1672 domain-containing protein produces the protein MNYKKKLIISSVGLSLMLGGCSDMNNAGTEKEIEKQTAAQEEKQREDVFVSVQDYKGEGYELDNGEKTDKIAEANREEIDQAVKAFFQDTYKTEVKVHNVVGAVDGATVFVESVGEPHFYTFAIVPIDVNEEKILTDKVGSQEGQVEDAIMTGLFAMIFDEEIAVLDQYMEKAVSEHPVTGITGEALQKVRAGGFSTPYYYINTAGDKFDVLFDEYLKDPQKSSEEWKAFYSKDMYEPEDIITTVYLYMEDKNAEPDKAVFDKIVSGIEKTIGLPKGSYSVYLNDNLVDKTNSRGVKDNSLERSFPNDIIRE
- a CDS encoding ABC transporter ATP-binding protein, translating into MVRLLTESVNIGYGERLIVKDLSVSIPDKKITTIIGPNGCGKSTLLKAITRIISLQSGDVVLDGKSISKEQTKKLAKKMAILPQTPESAAGLTVGELVSYGRFPHQKGFGRLTKKDYEVIQWALEVTGTADYKFRPVDSLSGGQRQRVWIAMALAQETEIIFLDEPTTYLDMAHQLEVLELLQTLNAEQERTIVMVLHDLNQAARFADYIIALKDGEIVKAGTCEEVISRDVLKEVFHIDAVIGNDPRTNKPMCMTYNLIKGAEENEEINDSIPAVALSPA
- a CDS encoding iron ABC transporter permease, whose amino-acid sequence is MMKTYLFILKMAAGILVFLGAFAAAMIFGAADTSLNDVWLAMTGTELSDKATMIREIRLPREVAAMAVGAALAVSGAIMQGLTRNPLADPGLIGLTAGGTAALAITLAFIPGVNYFGIMIACFIGCAVGAGMVLGIGSMKKGGFSPMRIVLAGAAVSAFLFAVAEGVGITFKLSKDVSMWTSGGMAGTSWSQLQFIIPIIAAGILISLMLSRQLTILSLSEEVAVGLGQKTVYIKAILFVVIVLLAGAGVALAGNLAFVGLMIPHIVRAIVGTDYRFIIPMSVVMGATFMLLADTLGRTINAPYETPVAAIVSILGLPFFLFIVRKGGRDFT
- a CDS encoding NAD(P)/FAD-dependent oxidoreductase; the encoded protein is MVGHEIFDVTVVGGGPAGLYSAFYSGLREMKTKIIEYQPQLGGKVHVYPEKMIWDIGGLTPISGAQLIEQLVKQGLTFHPEVVLNEKVESISKNEEGIFVLKAASGRTHYSKTVIAAVGGGILNPQKLEIEGAERFEVSNLNYTIKSLKRFKDKTVIISGGGNSAIDWALELEPVAEKVYVVYRKDALKGHEAQVTQLMNSTASCLFHTSITKLMASDDHERIERVELTNHETEESSYLSIDEVIINHGYERDAALLQNSQLNIALAEEFYIAGNESSESSVEGLFAAGDILMHSGKLHLIAGAFQDAANAVNKAKQYIQPDAHKSAMVSSHNEVFKERNRELVKEMMK